From Rutidosis leptorrhynchoides isolate AG116_Rl617_1_P2 chromosome 3, CSIRO_AGI_Rlap_v1, whole genome shotgun sequence, a single genomic window includes:
- the LOC139898936 gene encoding transmembrane emp24 domain-containing protein p24delta3-like, whose translation MTDNKWAVVVYICCWCAINFITTAECIWLDLPTSGTKCVSEDIHNNVVVLADYSLINNKPDSHLHPTPTISVKVTSPYGNVLHHKENMTHGQFAFTSTESGNYEACFWVDGNHPDTALSVSLDWRIGIAAKDWESVAKKEKIEGVEFELRKLEGAVEAIHENLIFLKNRESEMREVSEKTNARVAWFSIVSLGVCIGAAILQVWYLQRFFRKKKLI comes from the exons ATGACTGACAACAAGTGGGCGGTTGTGGTTTACATATGTTGTTGGTGTGCAATCAATTTTATAACAACAGCAGAATGTATATGGTTAGATTTACCTACATCAGGAACAAAGTGTGTTTCTGAAGATATTCATAACAACGTTGTTGTTCTTGCTGATTACTCTTTAATCAACAATAAACCAGACTCACATCTTCATCCCACTCCCACTATTTCTGTTAAG GTGACCTCGCCATATGGAAACGTTCTCCATCACAAAGAGAACATGACTCATGGTCAATTTGCATTTACGAGTACGGAATCGGGTAATTACGAGGCATGTTTTTGGGTAGACGGGAATCATCCAGATACTGCGTTATCAGTTAGTCTCGATTGGCGAATTGGTATTGCTGCTAAAGATTGGGAGTCTGTTGCAAAGAAAGAAAAAATTGAG GGTGTTGAATTCGAATTGCGAAAACTTGAAGGTGCAGTTGAAGCCATCCATGAAAATTTGATCTTTTTGAAGAACAG AGAATCAGAGATGAGAGAAGTGAGTGAGAAGACAAATGCTCGGGTCGCGTGGTTTAGCATCGTGTCTCTTGGTGTTTGTATCGGTGCTGCTATTTTGCAGGTGTGGTACTTGCAACGTTTTTTCCGCAAGAAGaaacttatttaa
- the LOC139898937 gene encoding uncharacterized protein has protein sequence MGSHILPFHCSQMYPRSNSISISLQRGSVITTRASKSSGFPLTSIFKKCETCGGQGAIDCAGCKGTGKNKKNGNIFERWKCYDCQGFGLKSCPACGKGGLTPEQRGER, from the exons ATGGGTTCTCATATCCTCCCTTTTCATTGCTCACAAATGTATCCCCGGTCCAATTCCATTTCCATCTCTTTACAAAGAGGAAGTGTTATAACAACTCGTGCTTCAAAATCAAGTGGTTTTCCACTTACTTCT ATTTTCAAGAAATGTGAAACCTGTGGAGGCCAAGGTGCCATTGACTGTGCAGGATGCAAG GGAACTGGAAAAAACAAGAAGAATGGAAATATCTTTGAGCGTTGGAA ATGTTATGATTGCCAAGGTTTTGGGTTAAAGAGTTGCCCCGCCTGTGGTAAGGGAGGCTTGACACCAGAACAAAGAGGAGAACGTTGA